A portion of the Streptomyces sp. YPW6 genome contains these proteins:
- a CDS encoding ABC transporter permease produces MADARDDGYGAGPGSTARTAGDGGRGFLGEVRDAVSTRSALVMLGVLLLQLGFALSYMGAFHAPKPHQVPITLVAPPAVERDLVARLDALPGDPVRVTPVADRAEARARLLDRRTDAALVVDPASRTDTLLVASAGGPSATTAATEILQRVARAQDRTIVVRDLRAPSAGDSRGLSSFYLVLSWTIGGYLAASALNMAAGSKKPTLRRTLVRLAAMLPYGFVSGIGGALIVGPVLDCLPGAFWELVGIGTLVVFASGAVGVALQSVAGTVGLGLTILIFTILGNPSSGGVYPASLLPPFWAAIGQALPPGAGTTVVRNTVYFDGNATTGALWILGAWAFGGVAVAILAAALRERRKRDGRRREPVAAG; encoded by the coding sequence GTGGCGGACGCGAGGGACGACGGGTACGGGGCCGGGCCGGGATCGACGGCACGGACGGCGGGCGACGGCGGCCGGGGGTTCCTGGGGGAGGTGCGCGACGCCGTCTCCACCCGGTCCGCGCTCGTGATGCTCGGCGTGCTCCTGCTGCAACTGGGCTTCGCGCTCTCCTACATGGGCGCCTTCCACGCGCCGAAGCCGCACCAGGTCCCGATCACACTCGTCGCCCCGCCCGCCGTCGAACGGGACCTGGTGGCCCGGCTCGACGCGCTGCCCGGCGACCCGGTCCGCGTCACCCCGGTCGCCGACCGCGCCGAGGCGCGGGCGCGGCTGCTGGACCGGCGCACCGACGCCGCCCTCGTCGTGGACCCGGCGAGCCGGACGGACACCCTGCTCGTCGCCTCGGCGGGCGGCCCGTCGGCCACCACGGCGGCCACGGAGATCCTCCAGCGGGTCGCCCGCGCCCAGGACCGCACCATCGTCGTGCGCGACCTCCGCGCCCCCTCGGCCGGTGACTCCCGGGGCCTGTCCTCCTTCTACCTCGTCCTCAGCTGGACCATCGGCGGCTACCTCGCCGCCTCGGCCCTGAACATGGCGGCCGGTTCCAAGAAGCCCACCCTGCGCCGCACCCTGGTCCGGCTCGCCGCGATGCTCCCGTACGGCTTCGTGTCGGGCATCGGCGGCGCGCTCATCGTGGGCCCGGTGCTGGACTGCCTGCCGGGGGCGTTCTGGGAGCTGGTCGGGATCGGGACCCTGGTGGTGTTCGCCTCCGGCGCCGTGGGGGTCGCCCTCCAGTCGGTGGCGGGCACGGTCGGCCTGGGCCTGACCATCCTGATCTTCACGATCCTGGGCAACCCCAGCTCCGGCGGGGTCTACCCGGCCTCGCTGCTGCCCCCGTTCTGGGCCGCGATCGGCCAGGCCCTGCCACCGGGGGCCGGGACGACCGTGGTGCGCAACACCGTCTACTTCGACGGCAACGCCACCACCGGGGCCCTGTGGATCCTCGGCGCCTGGGCGTTCGGCGGGGTGGCCGTGGCGATCCTCGCCGCCGCCCTGCGCGAGCGGCGCAAGCGCGACGGACGCCGACGGGAGCCGGTGGCCGCCGGGTGA
- a CDS encoding site-2 protease family protein, translated as MTTAATRGDRRISPVFLGIAAVTAVAGWAVWTGFADATGFAVFLFVTGAWIVSLCLHEYAHARTALHSGDLSVGAKGYLTLNPLKYTHALLSIVLPVLFVVMGGIGLPGGAVYIERARIHGRWKHSLISAAGPLTNVAFAFLCTAPFWLDALDGVPRAFQYALAFLAMLQITAAILNSLPIPGLDGYGVIEPWLSYRTRRQVEPFAPFGLIAVFAILWIPGVNIAFFDGIDALLGVLGVDDLQRYCGYDLYRFWRALFDEQSPVCAVG; from the coding sequence ATGACCACCGCAGCCACCCGCGGAGACCGCAGGATCAGCCCGGTCTTCCTCGGTATCGCCGCCGTCACCGCGGTCGCGGGCTGGGCGGTGTGGACGGGCTTCGCGGACGCCACCGGCTTCGCGGTCTTCCTGTTCGTCACCGGGGCCTGGATCGTCTCGCTCTGCCTCCACGAGTACGCGCACGCCCGCACCGCGCTGCACAGCGGGGACCTGTCGGTGGGGGCGAAGGGCTATCTGACGCTCAATCCGCTGAAGTACACGCACGCGCTGCTCAGCATCGTGCTGCCGGTGCTCTTCGTGGTCATGGGCGGGATCGGGCTGCCGGGCGGGGCGGTCTACATCGAGCGGGCCCGGATCCACGGCCGGTGGAAGCACAGCCTGATCTCGGCGGCGGGCCCGCTGACGAACGTGGCGTTCGCGTTTCTCTGCACGGCCCCGTTCTGGCTGGACGCGCTGGACGGGGTGCCGCGCGCCTTCCAGTACGCACTGGCGTTCCTGGCGATGCTCCAGATCACGGCGGCGATCCTGAACTCCCTGCCGATCCCGGGGCTGGACGGCTACGGGGTGATCGAGCCCTGGCTCTCGTACAGGACCCGCCGCCAGGTGGAGCCGTTCGCGCCGTTCGGGCTGATCGCCGTGTTCGCCATCCTGTGGATCCCCGGGGTGAACATCGCCTTCTTCGACGGGATCGACGCGCTGCTGGGGGTGCTGGGCGTCGACGACCTCCAGCGGTACTGCGGCTACGACCTCTACCGCTTCTGGCGGGCGCTCTTCGACGAGCAGAGCCCCGTGTGCGCGGTGGGGTGA
- the npdG gene encoding NADPH-dependent F420 reductase translates to MTTQDSGSAPKPPAKDPWDLPDVSGLSVGVLGGTGPQGRGLAYRLARAGQQVTLGSRDAARAEQAAAELGFGVAGADNAECARRSDIVIVAVPWDGHAKTLESLREELAGKLVIDCVNPLGFDKKGAYALKPEEGSAAEQAAALLPDSRVTAAFHHLSAVLLQDESIEEIDTDVLVLGEARADTDLVQALAGRIPGMRGIFAGRLRNAHQVESLVANLISVNRRYKAHAGLRTTDV, encoded by the coding sequence ATGACTACACAGGACAGCGGCAGTGCGCCCAAGCCCCCCGCCAAGGACCCCTGGGACCTCCCCGACGTATCCGGCCTGAGCGTCGGCGTGCTCGGCGGCACCGGACCGCAGGGGCGGGGCCTGGCCTACCGGCTCGCCCGCGCCGGGCAGCAGGTCACCCTCGGCTCCCGGGACGCGGCCCGCGCCGAGCAGGCGGCGGCCGAGCTGGGCTTCGGGGTCGCGGGCGCGGACAACGCGGAATGCGCCCGGCGCAGCGACATCGTGATCGTCGCCGTGCCGTGGGACGGCCACGCCAAGACGCTTGAGTCCCTGCGCGAGGAGCTCGCGGGCAAGCTCGTCATCGACTGCGTCAACCCGCTCGGCTTCGACAAGAAGGGCGCCTACGCCCTCAAGCCCGAGGAGGGCAGCGCCGCCGAACAGGCCGCGGCCCTGCTGCCGGACTCCCGGGTCACCGCTGCCTTCCACCACCTCTCCGCCGTGCTGCTCCAGGACGAGTCCATCGAGGAGATCGACACCGACGTGCTGGTCCTCGGCGAGGCGCGCGCCGACACGGACCTCGTGCAGGCGCTGGCCGGGCGGATCCCCGGGATGCGGGGCATCTTCGCCGGCCGGCTGCGCAACGCCCACCAGGTCGAGTCGCTGGTCGCCAACCTGATCTCGGTCAACCGCCGCTACAAGGCCCACGCCGGACTGCGCACCACCGACGTCTGA